One window of Arthrobacter oryzae genomic DNA carries:
- a CDS encoding bile acid:sodium symporter family protein: protein MLLLLTLGAAAVFPPRGDVGSVLAAASGVAVAVQFFISGLRLSTSAVVQGLKAWQLHLAIAATSFVFFPLLGLGVAAGSSWYLTHELVAGLLFLTMLPTAVQTAIAFTGIGRGNTAAAVCAASISNLLGIVVTPLLVALALGSYSGMNPASAVKIVLQIVVPFVLGQLLNRRLGGWAARRALPLKIVDRGAILLVVYAAFGAAVANGLWQKLPPAQLAVTAGICAVMLAAALTATSLAARKLGFPRADATAIMFCGSEKSLATGLPLSAILFHGPLAGVVILPVIMYHAMQLVVCATIARRVARKHAPDQGTAAVRESAEVS from the coding sequence GTGCTTTTGCTCCTGACGCTGGGCGCCGCGGCGGTGTTTCCGCCCCGGGGTGACGTGGGGTCCGTCCTTGCGGCTGCGAGTGGTGTGGCGGTGGCCGTGCAGTTCTTCATCAGCGGCCTGCGCCTGTCCACGTCCGCCGTGGTTCAAGGGCTCAAGGCGTGGCAACTCCATTTGGCCATTGCGGCCACGTCTTTTGTTTTCTTTCCACTGCTGGGCCTCGGGGTGGCAGCGGGATCGTCCTGGTACCTGACCCATGAGCTGGTGGCCGGCCTGCTGTTCCTCACCATGCTTCCCACCGCCGTGCAGACGGCCATCGCTTTCACGGGCATCGGGCGCGGCAATACGGCCGCGGCTGTGTGTGCGGCCTCCATCTCCAACCTGCTGGGGATCGTGGTGACGCCGCTGCTTGTGGCGCTGGCTTTGGGTTCCTACAGCGGCATGAACCCCGCCTCCGCAGTGAAGATCGTGCTCCAGATCGTCGTTCCGTTCGTGCTGGGACAGCTGCTCAACCGGAGGCTGGGCGGCTGGGCTGCCAGGCGGGCCCTGCCCTTGAAGATCGTGGACCGCGGAGCCATCCTCCTGGTGGTCTACGCGGCTTTCGGGGCTGCGGTGGCCAACGGGCTGTGGCAAAAACTGCCGCCGGCCCAGCTGGCCGTGACCGCCGGGATCTGCGCGGTCATGCTCGCGGCCGCGTTGACGGCGACGTCCCTGGCAGCCCGGAAGCTGGGCTTCCCGCGGGCGGACGCCACGGCCATCATGTTCTGCGGATCCGAGAAGAGCCTCGCCACCGGCCTGCCGTTGTCAGCAATCCTGTTTCACGGGCCGCTGGCCGGCGTGGTGATCCTTCCGGTGATCATGTATCACGCCATGCAACTGGTGGTGTGCGCCACTATCGCCCGGAGGGTTGCCCGCAAGCATGCCCCTGATCAGGGCACTGCGGCCGTCCGCGAGTCCGCCGAGGTTTCCTGA
- a CDS encoding amino acid ABC transporter ATP-binding protein, with protein sequence MISITGLTKSYGSREVLKDVDLRILPGEVVAIIGPSGAGKSTLLRCINMLEVPDAGRIHVDGRQVFYTPNARGKLGILDQFRLTWLRREISMVFQQFNLWPHRTVLENLLEGPVISKREKRAVAETRALEKLRSVGLEEKADAYPADLSGGQQQRVAICRALMMEPKAILFDEPTSALDPELVNEVLDIMAKLARTGMTMVIVTHEMKFAREVADRVIFMEHGGIVAEGPPDEVFQHPRLRVYASHLSH encoded by the coding sequence ATGATCAGCATCACCGGGTTGACCAAGAGCTACGGCTCCCGCGAAGTACTCAAGGACGTTGACCTGCGCATCCTGCCGGGCGAGGTGGTGGCTATCATTGGCCCCAGCGGAGCCGGCAAGAGCACACTCCTGCGCTGCATCAACATGCTGGAGGTACCCGACGCCGGGCGGATCCACGTGGACGGGCGGCAGGTGTTCTATACACCGAACGCACGCGGGAAGCTGGGAATCCTGGACCAGTTCCGGCTGACGTGGCTGCGCCGGGAGATCTCCATGGTCTTCCAGCAGTTCAACCTGTGGCCGCACCGGACCGTCCTGGAGAACCTGCTGGAGGGTCCGGTCATCTCCAAGCGCGAGAAGCGGGCGGTGGCCGAAACCCGGGCACTGGAGAAGCTGCGCTCCGTGGGCCTCGAAGAAAAGGCGGACGCCTACCCGGCAGACCTCTCCGGCGGCCAGCAGCAGCGGGTGGCGATTTGCCGTGCGCTCATGATGGAGCCCAAGGCCATCCTGTTCGACGAACCCACATCCGCCCTGGACCCGGAGCTGGTCAACGAGGTCCTGGACATCATGGCCAAGCTGGCCAGGACCGGAATGACCATGGTGATCGTGACCCATGAGATGAAGTTCGCCCGCGAAGTGGCAGACCGGGTGATCTTCATGGAACACGGCGGCATCGTGGCGGAGGGACCCCCGGACGAGGTGTTCCAGCACCCGCGGCTCCGCGTTTACGCCTCCCACCTGAGCCACTGA
- a CDS encoding HNH endonuclease signature motif containing protein, translating into MEVLGELAEAGGALRWAKLPAAAFAVRPASVPGLRSVPAGPSPSQAIASDGGEPGDLARILGLLKRASSTAVAGSAVMSFREAADFAANVEEIARSMEYLQVVAAGAVERTRREAVSAARAGSGSGSGVDWTTGWGDQKSTAPDPGDDGCRNATEFLRMRLRIGAGEARRRLALAEAVLPTTGITGHTEPPERPELAAAVAAGTVASRAASIITLALDRVRHHATDDAVARMEHALTRTAAEHDTDFLSRIARPWVDGLDQDGSEPSEEELRHRQGAFIRKPRRGLHHVEIFATPDQYEPLLTAMNTATNPRTRPGDTETTSADALDLRTRPQRLLDGLVGASKAGLSTGDLPAAGGLRPQVMVTIDYRDLLDKLEQGIPGTGSFTFTGPVTAATVRKIACDADIIPVLLGSQGRILDIGRTTRIFPPHIRKAITARDQGCAFPSCTIPAPWCEAHHITYWSHGGTTSTDNGTLLCSHHHHLIHKEQWHIQVKTGIPWFIPPPHIDPHQKPRRNHYFTTLVSA; encoded by the coding sequence ATGGAGGTCTTGGGGGAACTCGCAGAAGCAGGAGGGGCGTTGCGGTGGGCCAAATTGCCCGCCGCCGCTTTTGCTGTTCGGCCCGCTTCCGTTCCAGGCCTGCGCAGTGTCCCCGCCGGACCGTCGCCTTCTCAGGCGATAGCGTCCGACGGCGGTGAGCCCGGTGATCTCGCCCGGATCCTTGGGCTGCTCAAACGTGCCAGTTCGACGGCGGTCGCCGGCTCTGCCGTGATGAGCTTCCGGGAGGCCGCTGACTTCGCGGCGAACGTTGAGGAAATCGCCCGGTCCATGGAATACCTGCAAGTGGTCGCAGCCGGGGCTGTGGAGCGGACCCGGAGGGAGGCTGTTTCTGCGGCACGGGCTGGCTCTGGCTCCGGTTCCGGGGTTGATTGGACCACCGGGTGGGGCGACCAGAAGTCCACAGCCCCGGATCCGGGTGACGACGGGTGCCGGAATGCCACCGAGTTCCTGCGTATGAGGCTGAGGATCGGTGCCGGCGAAGCCCGCCGCCGGCTTGCGCTGGCCGAAGCGGTGCTGCCAACGACCGGGATCACCGGGCACACCGAGCCGCCGGAACGGCCCGAACTCGCCGCCGCCGTGGCCGCGGGGACCGTTGCGTCCCGCGCCGCGAGCATCATCACCCTGGCGTTGGACCGGGTCCGCCACCACGCCACCGACGACGCCGTGGCCCGGATGGAACACGCCCTGACCCGTACAGCGGCGGAACACGACACCGATTTCCTCTCCCGGATCGCCCGGCCCTGGGTAGACGGGCTCGACCAGGACGGCTCTGAACCGTCCGAGGAAGAACTCCGGCACCGCCAAGGCGCGTTCATCCGGAAACCTCGGCGGGGACTGCACCACGTGGAAATCTTCGCCACCCCGGACCAGTACGAGCCCCTCCTGACCGCGATGAACACCGCCACCAACCCCCGCACCCGCCCTGGCGACACGGAGACCACTTCAGCCGATGCCCTGGACCTGCGGACCAGGCCGCAGCGGCTCCTCGACGGCCTCGTCGGCGCCTCCAAAGCAGGCCTCAGCACCGGAGACCTGCCCGCTGCCGGCGGGCTGCGGCCACAGGTCATGGTCACCATCGACTACCGCGACCTGCTCGACAAACTCGAACAAGGCATCCCGGGCACGGGCTCCTTCACGTTCACGGGACCCGTCACCGCCGCCACCGTCCGGAAGATCGCCTGCGACGCGGACATCATCCCCGTCCTCCTCGGCAGCCAGGGCCGCATCCTGGACATCGGCCGCACCACCCGGATCTTCCCGCCCCACATCCGCAAAGCCATCACCGCCCGCGACCAGGGCTGCGCCTTCCCAAGCTGCACCATCCCGGCCCCCTGGTGCGAAGCCCACCACATCACCTACTGGTCACACGGCGGAACCACCAGCACCGACAACGGCACCCTGCTCTGCAGCCATCACCACCACCTGATCCACAAAGAACAATGGCACATCCAAGTCAAAACCGGGATCCCCTGGTTCATCCCGCCACCCCACATCGACCCACACCAAAAACCCAGGCGGAACCACTACTTCACAACCTTGGTTTCAGCCTGA
- a CDS encoding gamma-glutamyltransferase family protein: protein MTFTPPGPFTTRPTLRGTFGMSASTHWLATAAAQAVLERGGNAFDAATAGAFVLHVVEPHLNGPGGDMTGVFVTARDPGTPVVLMGQGPAPAGATPEHYRSEGLDLVPGSGALAAAVPAAVDAGLLLLRDHGTWELSAVLEFAIGYARDGHPVLGRVGATIAAVSELFREHWPTSAELWMPEDRIPAEGDLVRNPAYARTLERLVHAGSAESSRQARIDAARREWREGFVAQAMVEFVQTPHRHSSGTDHVGVLALGDVAAFEAGYEAAATVEFRGHTIAKTGPWGQGPALLQTVAILDGFDDDHLDPSTERGAHTILEAQKLALADREAYYGDTDVPLGYLLSAEYAASRRALITEQASHELRPGRVPGHTPFVPPLRTEYVPPALANDDGGTRRRAHGAGSGVGEPTVLATGETRGDTCHIDVVDRWGNMISATPSGGWLQSSPAIPELGFCLGTRLQMTWLEPGTPSTLTPGKRPRTTLTPTLVLRNGTAVAALGSPGGDQQDQWQLPYLLRTIVGGYTPQQAIDAPTFHTTSMPGSFWPRTWEPGGAVVEDRLGEDVIAGLERRGHRITRAGDWTLGRLSAVVRDPLTGVLQAAANPRGAQGYAAGR from the coding sequence ATGACTTTCACCCCGCCCGGCCCTTTCACCACGCGCCCCACCCTGCGGGGAACCTTCGGGATGAGCGCTTCCACGCATTGGCTGGCCACGGCGGCTGCGCAGGCGGTGCTGGAGCGTGGCGGGAACGCGTTCGACGCCGCCACGGCCGGGGCATTTGTGCTCCACGTTGTTGAGCCGCACCTGAACGGACCGGGCGGGGACATGACCGGGGTTTTTGTCACCGCCCGGGATCCGGGCACGCCGGTGGTCCTGATGGGGCAGGGGCCGGCTCCGGCAGGTGCGACGCCGGAGCACTATCGCTCCGAGGGCCTGGACCTGGTCCCGGGCTCGGGGGCGCTGGCCGCTGCGGTGCCTGCCGCCGTCGACGCCGGGCTCCTGCTGCTGCGGGACCACGGAACATGGGAACTTTCGGCCGTGCTGGAGTTTGCGATCGGGTACGCCCGAGACGGCCATCCGGTGCTGGGCCGCGTCGGCGCCACCATAGCCGCCGTCTCTGAGCTGTTCCGGGAGCACTGGCCCACGTCGGCCGAGCTGTGGATGCCTGAAGACCGGATTCCGGCAGAGGGTGACCTGGTCCGGAACCCGGCGTATGCGCGGACCCTTGAGCGGCTGGTCCACGCCGGGTCCGCGGAGTCGTCCCGGCAAGCCCGCATCGACGCCGCCCGCCGGGAGTGGCGGGAGGGCTTCGTGGCGCAGGCCATGGTTGAGTTCGTGCAGACCCCGCACCGGCACTCCTCCGGGACGGACCACGTCGGCGTGCTGGCACTGGGCGACGTGGCCGCGTTCGAAGCCGGCTATGAGGCCGCCGCAACTGTTGAGTTCCGGGGCCACACGATCGCCAAGACCGGTCCATGGGGCCAAGGGCCGGCTTTGCTGCAGACCGTCGCGATCCTGGACGGGTTCGACGACGATCACCTTGATCCGTCCACCGAGCGCGGCGCTCACACCATCCTCGAGGCCCAGAAACTGGCGCTCGCGGACCGGGAGGCCTACTACGGCGATACCGATGTTCCGCTCGGATACCTGCTGTCGGCCGAGTACGCCGCTTCGCGCCGGGCCTTGATTACCGAGCAGGCGTCGCACGAGTTGCGGCCCGGCCGGGTTCCGGGACACACGCCGTTTGTCCCGCCCTTGCGGACGGAGTATGTGCCGCCGGCGCTTGCGAACGACGACGGCGGGACCCGCCGTCGCGCGCACGGCGCCGGTTCCGGAGTCGGTGAGCCGACCGTCCTGGCCACCGGCGAGACGCGCGGCGACACCTGCCATATCGACGTTGTGGACCGCTGGGGCAACATGATCTCGGCTACTCCGTCCGGCGGCTGGCTGCAGTCCTCCCCGGCGATTCCGGAGCTGGGTTTCTGCCTGGGAACGCGGCTGCAGATGACCTGGCTCGAACCAGGGACGCCGTCCACGCTCACACCGGGCAAACGTCCCCGCACCACGCTGACGCCCACCCTCGTGCTGCGGAACGGCACGGCGGTTGCGGCGCTGGGCTCGCCCGGCGGCGACCAGCAGGACCAGTGGCAGCTGCCGTACCTGCTGCGGACCATCGTGGGCGGCTACACCCCGCAGCAGGCGATTGATGCGCCAACGTTCCATACGACGTCGATGCCTGGCTCGTTCTGGCCCCGCACCTGGGAACCGGGCGGCGCCGTGGTGGAGGACCGGCTGGGCGAGGACGTCATCGCAGGTCTTGAGCGTCGAGGCCACCGGATCACTCGCGCCGGCGACTGGACGCTGGGACGGTTGTCCGCTGTCGTGCGCGATCCGTTGACGGGAGTCCTGCAGGCGGCTGCGAACCCACGCGGAGCACAGGGCTACGCGGCGGGGCGGTAG
- a CDS encoding GntR family transcriptional regulator: MIVQESLVSLAAQEIRKLIVSGELAPGDKLNEPPLAERLGISRPPLREALRMLESEGLLEQTPRRGYRVVEMTESDINEIYSLRRALEMFALDLLLARKDPAAYSALDPIMTTMRAAAKRGDQTAVVQANVDFHTAVVEAAGHRRLTEAYRSLMLQMQLCMAANVIGEARTKGDLSKGCERHAALLECLRSGDAERIRREVEEHGERDYLERRGNAASPAADGESGPSVEGIAG; the protein is encoded by the coding sequence ATGATCGTCCAGGAAAGCCTCGTTTCACTCGCAGCACAGGAGATTCGCAAGCTGATCGTCAGCGGAGAACTGGCTCCGGGCGACAAACTCAATGAACCTCCGCTCGCCGAACGGCTGGGCATTTCACGGCCGCCGCTCCGTGAGGCGCTGCGCATGCTGGAGAGTGAGGGGTTGCTGGAACAGACACCCCGCCGGGGCTACCGCGTGGTGGAAATGACCGAGTCGGACATCAACGAGATCTACTCACTCCGCCGGGCACTGGAAATGTTCGCCCTGGACCTCCTGCTGGCCAGGAAAGATCCGGCGGCCTACTCGGCCCTGGACCCGATCATGACCACGATGCGCGCGGCCGCCAAGCGGGGCGACCAGACGGCGGTGGTGCAGGCAAACGTGGATTTCCACACGGCAGTCGTGGAAGCCGCGGGCCACCGCCGGCTGACCGAGGCCTACCGTTCACTCATGCTCCAGATGCAGCTGTGCATGGCAGCCAATGTGATCGGGGAAGCCCGCACCAAGGGCGACCTCAGCAAAGGCTGCGAGCGTCACGCCGCCCTGCTCGAATGCCTGCGGTCCGGAGACGCCGAGCGAATTCGCCGCGAAGTCGAAGAACACGGTGAACGGGACTACCTCGAGCGCCGGGGCAACGCTGCGTCCCCGGCCGCAGACGGGGAATCCGGCCCTTCCGTAGAAGGCATCGCTGGATGA
- a CDS encoding amino acid ABC transporter permease, with amino-acid sequence MTIPEPGSVAAEYFPIFLNGALTTLGIVAAAIVCATVLGYVIATLRLSRIRALRIFAAAYVWFFRGLPLMLSLFFFYYTKPFGLTLDAFSAGLIAMSLNSASFFSEIIRAGLKSVNTGHLEAADSVGMNPLQKFLRVTGPEGIRLMTPPYINNCIIMLKESAQISVITVPDLMLQGQKAYNSTYNVMETLGVVAAMYLAMTSLLMVLQIIIEKKTGRKMGTTKSLRESVGSMA; translated from the coding sequence ATGACCATCCCTGAGCCCGGCTCTGTAGCAGCCGAATACTTCCCGATCTTCCTGAACGGCGCCCTGACAACCCTGGGCATCGTGGCCGCGGCCATCGTCTGCGCCACCGTCTTGGGATACGTGATCGCCACGCTGCGGCTCTCACGGATCCGCGCACTGCGCATCTTCGCAGCGGCGTACGTCTGGTTCTTCCGCGGCCTTCCGCTGATGCTTTCGCTGTTCTTCTTCTATTACACGAAGCCGTTCGGACTGACCCTGGACGCCTTCTCGGCGGGCCTGATCGCCATGAGCCTGAACTCGGCGTCGTTCTTCTCGGAAATCATCAGGGCCGGGCTCAAGTCGGTCAACACCGGACACCTGGAGGCTGCGGACTCAGTGGGCATGAACCCGCTGCAGAAGTTCCTCCGCGTCACGGGCCCGGAGGGCATCCGCCTGATGACCCCGCCGTACATCAACAACTGCATCATCATGCTCAAGGAATCGGCCCAGATTTCCGTGATCACCGTCCCGGACCTCATGCTCCAGGGGCAGAAGGCGTACAACTCCACGTACAACGTCATGGAAACCCTGGGCGTGGTGGCCGCGATGTACCTGGCCATGACGAGCCTGCTGATGGTCCTGCAGATCATCATCGAAAAGAAGACCGGCCGAAAAATGGGCACCACCAAATCACTCCGCGAGTCCGTAGGGAGCATGGCATGA
- a CDS encoding fumarylacetoacetate hydrolase family protein, producing MARHPLTVVAAGPAARPYLECDALPGVRLPGQLIGIGENYWPEPAPGFPDPAPGFPDAPGSNTPGSAGGTAPNRRAAGRIPLVFGKFPGSLAGDGQPIVLDPALTGMVVCEGELAVVVGRVLKDAHSASEALEAVAGVTVANDVSARDLQQADVQSTRGKSLDTFCPLGPELVTLDELPDLQSLGIRTRINGAVVQESSTANMVFSVAELLMFCSRFMTLYPGDVILTGTPFAADESVLELRPGCTVSVEIGGVGTLANPAVARV from the coding sequence ATGGCGCGCCATCCGCTCACTGTGGTTGCGGCTGGCCCGGCTGCCCGGCCGTACCTGGAGTGCGATGCCCTGCCCGGTGTCCGCCTCCCAGGCCAGCTGATCGGCATCGGCGAGAACTACTGGCCGGAGCCTGCTCCGGGATTCCCGGATCCTGCTCCGGGATTCCCGGATGCTCCCGGGTCAAATACTCCCGGGTCCGCCGGAGGCACTGCCCCGAACCGGCGGGCCGCGGGTCGCATTCCGCTCGTCTTCGGCAAGTTTCCCGGGAGCCTGGCCGGCGACGGGCAGCCGATCGTACTGGACCCCGCCCTGACCGGAATGGTGGTCTGCGAAGGCGAACTCGCCGTCGTCGTCGGCCGCGTCCTGAAGGATGCGCACAGCGCATCCGAGGCACTCGAGGCGGTGGCCGGCGTGACCGTGGCGAACGACGTCTCGGCGCGGGACCTCCAGCAGGCCGACGTCCAGTCCACCCGCGGCAAGAGCCTGGACACGTTCTGTCCGCTGGGACCGGAGCTCGTGACGCTGGACGAGCTGCCGGACCTGCAGTCGCTGGGCATTCGCACCCGGATCAACGGCGCCGTGGTCCAGGAATCATCCACAGCCAACATGGTGTTTTCCGTGGCTGAACTCCTGATGTTCTGTTCGCGGTTCATGACCCTGTACCCGGGCGACGTGATCCTGACCGGGACCCCGTTCGCGGCCGACGAATCGGTGTTGGAGCTCCGGCCGGGTTGCACTGTCTCGGTGGAAATCGGTGGCGTCGGCACACTGGCCAATCCCGCGGTTGCGCGGGTGTGA
- a CDS encoding DUF4862 family protein, giving the protein MSAALATLPAALPGLILSAYAAAPALDSWHRADEATYLAAAASLPHVAGLELPFYGRGLHRYDSGWFLEAVRHLPPHLAFTVTTIPDTMHCLRGQQGFGLASLDDEGRRAGLAAVFRADEAVRSLNDILGRRAVTSVHLFSAPRPAAGAPAGTSAQASAGALGASLAELAGYAWDGARPVLEHCDAGTGSGPWIKGFLPVEAEIDAILAADAGVGLAVNWARSVIEQRDVSAPVRHLKLAGDAGVLAGAVLSGCSPVDTRFGRAWDDTHLPPARLEPDSLLTADRVAEFTRAAGAEMPGGRGCLYRGLKVSAPRGATVEQRLVILSGSIAAVREAGF; this is encoded by the coding sequence GTGTCGGCGGCCCTTGCAACCTTGCCTGCTGCCTTGCCGGGGCTGATCCTGAGTGCCTACGCGGCAGCACCTGCCCTCGATTCCTGGCACCGCGCGGACGAGGCAACCTACCTGGCCGCCGCAGCCTCGCTCCCCCACGTCGCCGGCCTGGAGCTTCCGTTCTACGGCCGGGGATTGCATCGGTACGACAGCGGCTGGTTCCTTGAGGCTGTCCGGCACCTGCCGCCACACCTGGCGTTCACCGTCACAACCATCCCGGACACGATGCACTGTTTGAGGGGGCAACAAGGGTTCGGGCTGGCTTCCCTGGACGACGAGGGGCGGCGCGCGGGCCTGGCCGCGGTGTTCCGGGCCGACGAAGCTGTCCGCAGCCTCAATGACATCTTGGGGCGGCGGGCCGTGACGTCGGTCCATCTGTTCAGTGCTCCCCGCCCGGCTGCTGGCGCACCTGCTGGAACGTCTGCCCAGGCGTCTGCTGGAGCGCTGGGCGCGTCACTGGCGGAGCTGGCCGGCTACGCCTGGGACGGCGCCCGGCCGGTGCTGGAGCACTGCGACGCCGGGACAGGCAGCGGGCCGTGGATCAAGGGGTTCCTTCCCGTTGAAGCCGAGATCGACGCGATCCTGGCAGCCGATGCCGGCGTCGGCCTTGCCGTGAACTGGGCCCGCTCGGTGATTGAACAGCGGGACGTCTCCGCCCCGGTGCGCCACCTTAAACTCGCCGGCGACGCGGGGGTACTAGCCGGCGCTGTCCTTTCCGGCTGCTCGCCAGTTGACACACGGTTCGGCCGCGCCTGGGACGACACCCATCTGCCGCCCGCCCGGCTAGAGCCCGATTCCCTGCTGACGGCGGACCGCGTCGCGGAGTTTACGCGTGCCGCTGGTGCGGAGATGCCGGGCGGTCGCGGCTGCCTGTACCGCGGCTTGAAGGTTTCAGCGCCACGCGGGGCGACCGTGGAGCAGCGCCTGGTCATCCTCTCGGGGTCCATCGCCGCGGTGCGCGAGGCCGGATTCTGA
- a CDS encoding transporter substrate-binding domain-containing protein — MFSRTSKAAVVATLAALALAASGCSASSSASADAAAKEKFTIATSGTFRPITFSEGGKLTGFDIEVGTLIADKLGMEAEFVEGQLSGLLPGLNSGKFDAVMSGLTMTEPRKQSITFSAPYLADGAVAVVSKDNTSVQDVSKLDGFKVGAIGGSGTESDVKGIGGFTELKAYPGAPEGFADVAAGRIDVFATGRIAAENFMKNSPLAADLKIVGEVYGTKPAGVGLPKSDTEMKPKLDKIIAELKADGTLEKLNQKWFGFTVEIPAG; from the coding sequence ATGTTTTCACGCACTAGCAAAGCCGCCGTCGTAGCCACTCTGGCCGCTCTGGCCCTCGCTGCCAGCGGCTGCTCGGCCAGTAGCAGCGCCTCCGCAGACGCGGCCGCCAAAGAAAAGTTCACCATCGCCACCAGCGGCACCTTCCGCCCCATCACCTTCTCCGAGGGCGGCAAGCTCACGGGCTTCGACATCGAAGTGGGCACGCTGATCGCCGACAAGCTGGGCATGGAAGCGGAGTTCGTTGAGGGCCAGCTGTCCGGACTCCTCCCGGGCCTGAACAGCGGCAAGTTCGACGCCGTGATGTCCGGCCTCACCATGACCGAACCGCGCAAGCAGTCCATCACCTTCTCGGCCCCCTACCTCGCCGACGGCGCAGTGGCGGTGGTCTCCAAGGACAACACGTCCGTCCAGGACGTCAGCAAGCTGGACGGTTTCAAGGTGGGCGCCATCGGCGGCTCCGGCACCGAATCGGACGTCAAGGGCATCGGCGGTTTCACCGAACTGAAGGCCTACCCCGGCGCACCCGAAGGCTTCGCCGACGTCGCAGCCGGACGCATCGACGTCTTTGCCACCGGCCGCATCGCCGCGGAAAACTTCATGAAGAACTCCCCGCTCGCCGCGGACCTGAAGATCGTGGGCGAGGTGTACGGAACCAAGCCCGCCGGCGTCGGACTTCCCAAGAGCGATACCGAGATGAAGCCCAAGCTGGACAAGATCATCGCCGAACTGAAGGCGGACGGCACCCTGGAGAAACTGAACCAGAAGTGGTTCGGCTTCACCGTCGAAATCCCGGCGGGGTAA
- a CDS encoding amidase, whose protein sequence is MSASVLGELNGNAPDATAIAEAVRSGSLSAVDALTAARTLAQSPAGRAMNAFITEDWDRAARAAAAVDRRRTAGEELGPLAGVPFSVKDVITVAGLPITGASKAFADLVATTTAPAVQRLLDADAILIGKTNCPEFAFGVTCESPLLGRTGNPRFPANTPGGSSGGEAASLAAGISALGVGTDFGGSVRWPAQCVGITALRPGVGSVPGDGQIPGVGGNFGADGTVPEASPGMQGSFQTVGPMARSVRDLRTAFLIMSGAGSTPGVRERAYRIAWSDGAALGPVRAEVTALMERLAAALAAAGHAVGEQPDLFAGCLSPYNRLRAVDPMVDHAAAVKGREGGVTAANLRTIEASFAAAAADVELAWRAATSARAAARAQIAAVDIALVPVAGGPAGDADGRLDIDGRTAEGWEIMGHCRAVTLTGCPAVSLPVGLSAEGLPLSVQVVAGPGAELTALDFAAMVEMLDI, encoded by the coding sequence ATGAGCGCTTCAGTTCTGGGTGAGCTCAACGGGAACGCGCCGGACGCCACTGCCATCGCGGAAGCTGTCCGCTCCGGTTCCCTGTCCGCCGTCGACGCCCTCACCGCCGCCCGAACACTCGCCCAGTCCCCCGCCGGACGGGCCATGAACGCGTTCATTACCGAAGACTGGGACCGGGCCGCGCGGGCCGCTGCCGCCGTCGACCGCCGCCGCACCGCCGGCGAGGAACTTGGACCGCTGGCGGGCGTACCGTTCAGCGTCAAGGACGTGATCACCGTCGCCGGCCTTCCGATAACGGGCGCCAGCAAGGCGTTTGCGGACCTGGTGGCGACGACGACGGCGCCGGCCGTCCAGCGCCTGCTGGACGCGGACGCGATCCTGATTGGCAAAACCAACTGCCCGGAGTTCGCCTTCGGCGTCACCTGTGAGAGCCCGCTGCTGGGCAGGACGGGAAACCCGCGGTTTCCCGCAAACACGCCGGGCGGCTCCAGCGGCGGCGAGGCTGCTTCCCTGGCCGCCGGGATTTCCGCACTCGGCGTCGGCACCGACTTTGGCGGCTCGGTCCGCTGGCCGGCACAGTGCGTCGGCATCACCGCACTTCGTCCCGGCGTCGGCTCGGTGCCCGGGGACGGCCAGATTCCCGGCGTCGGCGGCAACTTTGGCGCGGACGGAACCGTACCCGAGGCGAGCCCGGGGATGCAGGGTTCTTTCCAGACCGTCGGCCCCATGGCCAGGTCAGTGCGCGACCTGCGGACGGCATTCCTCATCATGTCCGGGGCCGGCAGCACGCCCGGGGTCCGCGAGCGCGCGTACCGGATTGCCTGGAGCGACGGCGCCGCCTTGGGCCCCGTCCGGGCGGAGGTCACGGCGCTGATGGAGCGCCTGGCCGCTGCACTGGCGGCGGCCGGCCACGCCGTCGGGGAGCAACCGGATCTGTTCGCGGGCTGCCTGTCCCCTTACAACCGGCTGCGGGCCGTGGATCCCATGGTGGACCATGCCGCGGCTGTCAAGGGACGGGAAGGCGGGGTAACAGCCGCCAACCTCCGGACCATCGAGGCGTCGTTCGCTGCCGCGGCCGCGGACGTGGAGCTTGCCTGGCGGGCCGCCACTTCAGCGCGAGCCGCAGCCCGGGCACAGATCGCGGCGGTTGACATCGCCCTGGTCCCGGTCGCGGGAGGCCCCGCGGGCGACGCCGACGGCCGCCTGGACATCGACGGCCGGACCGCCGAAGGCTGGGAAATCATGGGGCACTGCCGCGCCGTCACACTGACCGGATGCCCGGCCGTCTCGCTGCCGGTTGGACTGTCCGCCGAGGGGCTGCCGCTGTCCGTGCAGGTAGTGGCCGGGCCGGGCGCTGAGCTGACCGCCCTGGACTTCGCCGCCATGGTGGAGATGCTGGACATCTGA